From a single Phragmites australis chromosome 7, lpPhrAust1.1, whole genome shotgun sequence genomic region:
- the LOC133925106 gene encoding glycerol kinase gives MAGEGEEVYVAAIDQGTTSTRFIIYDSHAKPIASHQLEFKQHYPEAGWVEHDPMEIIKTVKVCMTEAIATANGHNVHAGLKAIGITNQRETTVMWSKSTGLPLYNAIVWMDARTSPVCRRLESELSGGRTHFVETCGLPISTYFSALKLLWLMENVDAVKDAIQTGDALFGTIDTWLIWNLTGGLGGGQHVTDCSNASRTMLMNLKTLDWDKPTLDALGIPAKVLPKIISNSEKIGVVANGFPLEGVPISGCLGDQHAAMLGQLCQKGEAKSTYGTGAFILLNTGEEVTLSSHGLLSTIAYKLGPSAPTNYALEGSIAIAGAAVQWLRDSLAIIQTAAEIENLAETVPDSGGVYFVPAFNGLFAPWWRDDARGICIGITRFTNKGHIARAVLESMCFQVNDVLSSMHKDAGEAGEVKSAEGEFLLRVDGGATVNNLLMQIQADLLGSPVVRPADIETTALGAAYAAGLAAGVWTKEQVFAGLHKENTTVFRPKLDETHRKKRADSWYKAVSRSFDLADLSL, from the exons ATggcaggggagggggaggaggtcTACGTGGCGGCCATCGACCAGGGCACCACCAGCACCAGGTTCATCATCTACGACAGCCACGCCAAGCCCATCGCTTCGCACCAGCTCGAGTTCAAGCAGCACTACCCGGAGGCAGG ATGGGTTGAGCATGATCCGATGGAGATTATAAAGACTGTGAAGGTGTGCATGACGGAGGCAATTGCCACAGCTAATGGACACAATGTCCATGCTGGCTTGAAGGCCATTGGGATCACAAATCAGAGGGAAACCACCGTTATGTGGAGCAAATCCACTGGCCTTCCACTGTACAATGCCATTGTGTGGATGGATGCTCGCACAAGCCCTGTTTGCAG GAGATTGGAAAGTGAGCTATCAGGTGGTAGAACCCACTTCGTGGAGACATGTGGATTGCCAATTAGTACCTATTTCAGTGCTCTTAAGTTATTATGGTTGATGGAAAATGTGGATGCTGTCAAGGATGCGATCCAGACTGGTGATGCCTTGTTTGGCACAATCGACACTTGGTTGATCTGGAACCTTACAGGAGGTCTTGGTGGTGGGCAGCATGTCACAGACTGCTCAAATGCATCTCGTACGATGCTTATGAATCTAAAGACACTCGATTGGGACAAGCCAACACTTGATGCATTAGGAATTCCTGCCAAGGTTTTGCCGAAGATTATTAGTAATTCAGAGAAAATTGGTGTGGTTGCCAATGGGTTTCCCTTGGAAGGTGTCCCCATCTCAGGTTGCCTAGGAGATCAGCATGCTGCAATGCTAGGGCAGCTGTGCCAGAAGGGTGAAGCGAAAAGCACCTATGGAACTGGTGCCTTTATCCTTCTGAACACTGGGGAGGAGGTTACCCTGTCCTCCCACGGTCTTCTTAGCACCATTGCTTATAAGCTTGGCCCAAGTGCGCCCACTAATTATGCTCTAGAAGGCTCCATTGCAATTGCTGGTGCAGCTGTTCAGTGGTTAAGGGACAGCCTTGCAATAATTCAGACTGCAGCTGAAATTGAAAACTTGGCTGAAACTGTGCCGGACTCTGGTGGGGTGTACTTTGTGCCAGCGTTCAATGGGTTGTTTGCACCATGGTGGAGGGATGATGCAAGGGGGATCTGCATTGGTATCACAAGGTTCACAAATAAGGGGCACATTGCTCGAGCAGTGCTAGAGAGTATGTGCTTTCAGGTGAATGATGTCCTCAGCTCCATGCACAAGGATGCTGGAGAGGCAGGAGAAGTAAAAAGCGCGGAAGGGGAATTCTTGTTGCGCGTCGATGGTGGCGCTACTGTTAATAATCTTCTCATGCAGATTCAG GCTGATTTATTGGGTAGCCCTGTTGTCAGACCAGCTGACATAGAGACAACAGCCCTTGGAGCTGCATATGCAGCTGGGTTAGCTGCTGGAGTCTGGACAAAGGAGCAGGTATTTGCGGGCTTGCACAAGGAGAACACGACAGTCTTCCGCCCGAAATTGGACGAGACCCACAGGAAGAAGAGGGCAGATTCATGGTACAAGGCGGTTTCTAGATCATTTGACTTGGCTGATCTATCCCTTTAG